The following nucleotide sequence is from Pochonia chlamydosporia 170 chromosome 4, whole genome shotgun sequence.
GCAGCTGCTAAACTCTCTCCATCCCGAATTTGCCCAGCATGATTTCCGGCGTCCTCATCTTTAATCAGAAAGGCGAGAACCTCATCTTCCGCGCTTTTCGCAATGACTGCCGGCCCCGCCTAGCCGACGTCTTCCGCATCCAAGTCATTTCCAATGCTCAAGTTCGATCGCCCATCTTGACCCTGGGGAGCACCACCTTTAGTCATGTCAAGCACGAAAATATCTATCTGGTGGCCATCACCAAGAGCAACGCCAATGCTGCATTGGTATTCGAATTTTTGTACCGACTGATCCAGCTGGGAAAGGGATATTTCGGCAAGtttgacgaagaagctgtcaagaacaactttGTGCTGGTCTACGAGTTACTCGACGGTATGCGATCACCATCGTGCTTACATCTGACCTATGAGGATACTGACGGGCAGCACCAGAAATTATTGACTTCGGCTACCCACAAAATACCGAGACAGACACGCTCAAAATGTATATTACCACAGAAGGCGTCAAATCCGAGGCGCGACCAGAAGATACCTCCAAGATTACCATGCAAGCAACTGGTGCCCTGTCATGGAGAAAGGCAGATGTCAAATACAGAAAGAACGAAGCATTTGTCGACGTCATCGAAGATGTCAACCTCCTCATGTCTGCTACCGGCGCAGTTCTGAGAGCTGATGTGAACGGTCAGATTGTCATGCGGGCCTATCTGTCCGGCACACCAGAGTGCAAGTTTGGCCTCAACGATAGGCTATTACTTGATAACGACGGTTTGCTTACGCTGCCCAGCGGAAACCGGATGGGCACAAAGGCGACAAAAGCCGCAGCTGGCAGTGTCTCGCTCGAAGATTGCCAGTTCCATCAGTGCGTCAAGTTGGGAAAGTTTGATACCGATAGAATTATCAGTTTTGTACCTCCAGATGGCGAGTTCGAGTTGATGCGCTATCGCGCCACAGAGAACGTAAACCTCCCATTCAAGGTTcatgccattgtcaacgagGTTGGGCGAACCAAGGTCGAGTACAGCATAGGCGTCAAGGCGAACTTTGGCTCTAAACTGTTTGCCACCAATGTCGTTGTACGGATACCGACGCCTTTGAATACGGCCAAGATTGTTGAGAGGGTAACACAAGGCAAGGCGAAGTATGAGCCTAGTGAAAACTGCATTGTCTGGAAGATTGGTCGATTTACAGGCCAGAGTGAGTATGTGCTTAGTGCTGAAGCTCTCTTGACGAGTATGACGAATCAGCGAGCTTGGAGTCGGCCACCACTCAGCATGAACTTTAGCCTCCTCATGTTCACGAGCTCGGGGCTATTGGTGCGTTATCTCAAGGTCTTTGAGAAGAGCAACTATTCCAGTGTGAAATGGGTGCGATATATGACCAGGGCAGGCTCATACGAAATTCGGTGAGTCACACATTCCCAACTTGCCTGTTACTTTTGCAGTCGTCATTAACATTAATCAGATTTTGAACATTCGGTGTATTTCGAGACAAGTCATGGGCAGGCGTTACGGATACCCCGGGCAAGGAGCGGCAATATTGCAATTCGTATTTCAATTTCGGGATCTCGGGACCAAATTTTCAATGTATTGTGGAATACAATGGTTGCAGCAATCAACACCTGAAGGAAGCATGAGGCAAGCCAAGGCGCCTAAGCCGAGTAACTCGGGTAGCTGTTTAAGGCTCATTGCAGCACCCTCATATTTGGATGGCATATGTGCAACCATGGGCTGGTTTTGGACCAACAGTCTAGGCTTGCTATTGCGTGGTGTCCCGCCTTGGCTACAGCATTGCGATTCTTCTGCGCGCCTGACAGGAACGAGCCTTTGAGACTGTGCGACAAGGCTCTCGTGGTTTGCAGGCATCTCCATCCAAGTCCTACAGACCACAGAAAAGAATTTGCCTGTGTCGCCAGATGACGTGCCAATCCATACGGAATTTCTATGTTCGGATGGCGCCGAACCGACACAGGTGATGAAATCTTTTCCATGAGAGCTTACTAGGTAGTCAAAAGTCAACAAGCTGCAACATAATTGAGCCAATCTGCAAGGCAATTCCGCCTACAAGCATCCCCTTTCATCAGCTGTGTAATTGTCCCTGCGTGATTGAGATTACACTGATTCTCTATTTAGCAATCCGAGTACAATGTGCAATCTACAGATCCGCGGCTATTCCACCAAGCTTATGCCTCAACGTTACCGTGTAACAGTCGCCGCATGGAGGCAGCACATGCGACGGCAAAACGTGGCTGTCAACATGTCAAAAATACCTCAAGGTAGCCCTATTTAGGAGAATTCCATGCCTCATTCAACGGTTTGTTTTCCTGTGAAAGTCCGAATACAGTCAGATATGTCACCCGGTGAGACATGCAGAACGTCAATCTCTTTACTCCGTGACATATTCGTATCCTCAATCGACCAATGAGCTTGCGCAGAATTATTCTAGAACCAGTTATTTTTGTCCTTGAATCTCCATCTTAGAGTTACTCACGGCGATATACTACACTGGCAACGGAGTGTCCGAATGGTCAATATTACAAGGGAAGCCACCAAATTACCGTGCGCTCAATACTAGGTCTTCTTGCACGAGTGAAATTCTCGCATCGTGATCATCGATTTGATGGTTTCCTCGAGGATACGTTAGGAAATCGCCGTGGCTTCCACAACGCTACGAGGTGTCATCCCGTCTTCGCCGTGTGGCTCTTGTGTTACCTTATGCTTGAACAATGAAAGGACCTGATTGGTAATGTTTCACTTTTTCCCGTGGTCAGTCAGCTGGAGATTCCACGTGCGTGTCATGGTAAAAAGTTTGCTGTTTGTGGGCTATTCTCCTTTGCAACGGTCGATTCACGATGTTTGGTGCGGCGCTGGTGAGGTCCGCGGCTGGGCACAACGGTTCGTTCCCGGCGACTGCTGATGGAGCTGGACCGTTGGGTAAGAGTATGTGGCGGTAGTTACGGCTTAGATGGCATTGTCATCGTGAATGGTATAAATACCAAGCCTCGTCGTGAGATTGGCTTTGGACCAAGTCGCCAGCATTGCCAGAGGATCTTTGAGCTATACCATCTTGTCAATTAAAGCACGATTATTACATCTAGAACCGGTTATTTTCCGAATACAACTCACTCCGCCTTTCAACTAAGACGCTTGAGCATATCGGTAGCCACTTACACGGTTTCCGAGCCACACAATTGCAAGCCAGCAGGTCATCTCTGCGTCCTCGCTGGTTATAAACGCCATTGCCAGAGCTGCGGTGTATTATACCAATCATTCATCATCTGCAAAGTAGGTTTATGAAATCAACGCAACCCAGACCCTCGAAATATTTATGTTGTCCCAGCCTACAACCACCAGTACAACCCCTGACTCACAACTCTACAGCAACCACAGCTCCAATACCATTAAGATCACACCGAACTAACAAACTCCTCGTCAGACGCACACTTCTAGTTTTACAACTCTGCGACTAACCCGTTCTACCCCCGAATCACGTCAGGCACATCTCGCCGAGACCTCCCACAAGAACCTCAGCATCGGTTACACAACCATCAACGCCTCAGCTCGAAATATTGCTTTTCGACAACGCCATCTTCCGTTCCCCCCCTTCCGAAGCAGAAACCACCCAAAACAAGCAGACACACAAGGTCCTTCACAATGTGCATCTGCACCATCCTCCACTACCACCACGCACCACCTTGCACCCGccccatcatcttcaccaccCACTACCTATACTGTCCCGACGCCATTCtcaaccaaaccaccaatgACATTCTCTCCCCCTGCAGCAACACAAACTACAAGCCCGCCCATGGGATCAACTATCAGGACCCTTGTTCCACGGGTGGCTGCCTTGTCTCTCCGCTCTGCAGTACGGGGACGTGTCGGCTCGAGGATCTGAATGGTCTGTGGGTGTGTTGTAGGTGTGGGAGAGGGGGGAATCAGTTCCGGACGTGCACGAATAGGAAGTGGACTTGTCCGGATACGTTTTGCTATCATAACATTTGCGAGGGGTGCGGGCCGGATTTGAGAAAGGTTTGAGAATTTGGCATGCTGGGAGGAATGGCGGTGGGTTGTGTTGGTTTCTGATTTCGGGTGTTTTGTAAGTCGGTGTTGCTTGTACTACAGCATAAGTTGTTAATCAGCACATAGTAATAGTTGTTATGAAGTAGAGATTGCGTGTCTAAACATATCCTGAATCAAGGTCACGTTTCACCAATTCACGTCTGCAAGCACAAAAGGGATGTATTAATCATCATCACTTGGTAGTGTTTGATGCCAGATTACCATTCGGTTGGGATATCGCAACTGTCAACCCACTGCCAGGCGCCTCGTCGGCTACAGTAGCCCAAGTTCCGGGCCATGGCCATCCGCCTTTTTGTTTGTCATGATCCTAATCATCTTTAGCTTAACTCCGATACACAAGTTATCGGAAATAACTCAACATACACCATATTCTCTCTCCTTTATACATGTTGGGTTACGAACTGCCACGTTTTGTTACCAATGATATACACTGACAGCCGATATTCAACATAATGAGTAGCATTTGAGTTCTCGGCCGAATATGAATAACCGTGGCAGTCATCTGTGTCTTTTTCCCACTCAATGATCATAATCTTGGTTTATACTGAATACTTTCTGTGGTTGTTGGCATCATAAGACACAAGCCACCAACCAGTGATGTGGTGACAAAATGTGAATCCCCCCGCCTGATATGATTGCAAAGATCTGGTGTCTAGTGTAACTCTTTAACTTGAGAACATCTTGAATCACTTTATCTCTGATTGAATATGCTACGCATCGTCTTGGAAATACTTAAAATGGTCGTTCTCCCAACACCCAAGTTTCCTCTATTACATACACCTACCAACGTATCTCGCAGTTCAAAAAGTGGCGATTCTTTATTTTCAACCCCAACGCTCTTTTCCTCTACTCTAAGTCTGTACCTCGCCTTCGCAAACATGTGTACGGAAACCAACTATATCCTCAGATGCGAGCATGTCGCTACGGGAGTTGACATGTGTCCAGAAAATACCCGGGGAGTGGCAAGTCTATGCAAGAACTACAAGCTAGAAGAATTGAGGTATCCATTTACTCTGGGTAAAAATCCACCTGCCTGCCCGAAAAGCCCGGCTTGTCCGTTCGAAGTTCGAGGCGGCTATTGGAACTGTTGCTGGTGTGGGAAGATATGGAACACAACAGGCCGCTGCGGATGTCGAATGGTGGCCCACGACCACGAGTATTTTTGCGAACACATATGCTGTGACAATTGTGGGAAGGGTAGCCATCTCCTTTGAGTGGCAACATATACGGTAGAAGCAATGGGAAGCGAGTGTTGTAATTGGGGAGGTTGGAATGGTGTTTAGATGGGTGCTGGATGTGGAAGTGGGTGTTCCGGATACTTGGATGGGTAGTGCTGGTTGGAAATTTGACTCTCTAGATCGGTTTGTTAGAGACGCATCTTAGATCATAATAGTCTGCTTGCTGATTTGGAAATAGTGTTTATGGAAGTTTGAAATAGAGTCATGACCGTAAGATCAAGTCTTTCCCATCTCACCGAATTCTTTCGGTGCTTAATATATCAACCGCCATCAGAATGATGATGTTCTCTTTACACCGATGCCAGTCCCGGATCTTGGTGCTCGTGTACCGAGGATTTGGTACTCAGGCCCGTGGCGCTCCCTAAAGCGAGTC
It contains:
- a CDS encoding AP-2 complex subunit mu-1 (similar to Aspergillus terreus NIH2624 XP_001216955.1), with product MISGVLIFNQKGENLIFRAFRNDCRPRLADVFRIQVISNAQVRSPILTLGSTTFSHVKHENIYLVAITKSNANAALVFEFLYRLIQLGKGYFGKFDEEAVKNNFVLVYELLDEIIDFGYPQNTETDTLKMYITTEGVKSEARPEDTSKITMQATGALSWRKADVKYRKNEAFVDVIEDVNLLMSATGAVLRADVNGQIVMRAYLSGTPECKFGLNDRLLLDNDGLLTLPSGNRMGTKATKAAAGSVSLEDCQFHQCVKLGKFDTDRIISFVPPDGEFELMRYRATENVNLPFKVHAIVNEVGRTKVEYSIGVKANFGSKLFATNVVVRIPTPLNTAKIVERVTQGKAKYEPSENCIVWKIGRFTGQSEYVLSAEALLTSMTNQRAWSRPPLSMNFSLLMFTSSGLLVRYLKVFEKSNYSSVKWVRYMTRAGSYEIRF